From Rhodococcus sp. B7740, one genomic window encodes:
- the alc gene encoding allantoicase codes for MTANFPLPLPDLAVRTLGGAVVWANDETFAEKENLVRPGKADYSTATFGHKGQIYDGWETRRRREAGYDEAIVRLGAPGVVSAVVVDTAWFTGNYPPEISIEAAEVDGFPSPEELHTQTEWTTIVPRSSVDGDSENRFTVASDARWTHVKLSIYPDGGVARLRVLGRGKPDPKFLAAGPVDLAALENGAYVSACSNMFYSSPNNLLFPGPPRSMGEGWETSRRRNEANDWVQVQLAGTGLISLAELDTTCFLGNAPGAASLRGRLGDGEWIELLPRTTLQPDTRHRFVLTHDTPVSEVRMDIFPDGGMARLRLFGDLAGVEPAGTTQ; via the coding sequence ATGACCGCCAACTTCCCCTTGCCACTGCCCGATCTCGCCGTCCGCACACTCGGAGGCGCAGTCGTGTGGGCGAACGACGAGACGTTCGCGGAGAAGGAGAATCTCGTCCGGCCCGGAAAAGCCGACTACTCGACGGCGACGTTCGGACACAAGGGCCAGATCTACGACGGGTGGGAGACACGACGCCGACGCGAGGCCGGCTACGACGAGGCCATCGTTCGTCTCGGAGCGCCGGGTGTCGTCTCGGCGGTCGTCGTCGACACCGCGTGGTTCACCGGAAACTATCCGCCGGAGATCTCGATCGAGGCCGCCGAGGTCGACGGCTTTCCGTCACCGGAGGAGCTTCACACCCAGACGGAGTGGACCACGATCGTCCCGCGCAGCTCGGTCGACGGCGACAGCGAGAACAGGTTCACCGTCGCCTCCGATGCTCGGTGGACGCACGTGAAGCTGTCGATCTATCCCGATGGCGGAGTGGCGCGGTTGCGGGTGCTCGGCCGCGGCAAGCCCGACCCGAAATTTCTCGCTGCCGGGCCGGTGGACCTGGCTGCACTCGAGAACGGCGCGTACGTCTCGGCATGCTCGAACATGTTCTACAGCTCGCCCAACAACCTGCTCTTCCCCGGACCCCCACGGTCGATGGGTGAAGGCTGGGAGACCTCGCGTCGACGCAACGAGGCGAACGACTGGGTTCAGGTGCAGCTCGCCGGCACCGGGCTCATCTCTCTGGCCGAACTCGACACCACCTGCTTCCTCGGAAACGCGCCCGGTGCGGCGTCTCTGCGTGGCCGGCTCGGCGACGGCGAGTGGATCGAACTGTTGCCACGTACGACGCTGCAGCCCGACACCCGGCATCGCTTCGTGCTCACCCACGACACCCCGGTCTCCGAGGTGCGCATGGACATCTTCCCCGACGGCGGGATGGCGCGATTGAGACTGTTCGGTGATCTCGCGGGAGTGGAGCCTGCAGGAACGACCCAGTAG
- a CDS encoding membrane protein, whose protein sequence is MRKMSLLAAAVLVLQLGFILSYVSAFHQPTPHAIPIAVVTEPGLPEGLDQQTADRLDAIDGTPLAARTAADTAEVRSLLRDRDILGAYVLGADGTDTLITASAAGSSVATALESIFTEVEASQGRQFVVRDEIPVGVHDNRGLSGFYLSVGWVVGGYLLAAAFGLLIGAPQSRRETFSHVGILAAYAVTSGALGAFLTTHVLETFAGHWFPLALLGTAVVFATGLFTMGLRALIGVAAVPAAIVLFVILGNPSAGGAFGADVLPSLYASIGRWITPGIGTEGVRSIVYFSGTGLGQPALALALYIVIGTLLMGAAALRRRSAHNPVAARATSKV, encoded by the coding sequence ATGCGCAAGATGTCACTGCTCGCTGCCGCGGTGCTGGTACTTCAGCTCGGCTTCATCCTCAGCTACGTCTCGGCCTTCCATCAGCCGACGCCGCACGCGATCCCCATCGCGGTGGTGACCGAGCCCGGCCTCCCCGAGGGACTGGACCAACAGACCGCCGACCGCCTCGACGCCATCGACGGCACCCCGCTCGCGGCACGCACCGCAGCCGATACCGCAGAGGTCCGTTCACTGCTCCGCGACCGCGACATTCTCGGGGCGTACGTCCTCGGTGCCGACGGAACGGACACCCTCATCACCGCGAGCGCGGCAGGCAGTTCCGTGGCCACCGCCCTCGAATCGATCTTCACCGAGGTCGAGGCCTCGCAGGGTCGCCAGTTCGTGGTCCGCGACGAGATTCCGGTGGGAGTACACGACAACCGGGGGCTGTCCGGCTTCTACCTCTCGGTCGGCTGGGTCGTCGGCGGCTACCTGCTGGCGGCAGCATTCGGACTGCTGATCGGGGCACCACAGTCGCGTCGCGAAACCTTTTCGCACGTCGGAATTCTCGCTGCCTACGCCGTCACCTCGGGCGCACTCGGCGCCTTTCTCACCACCCATGTCCTGGAAACGTTTGCCGGCCATTGGTTTCCGCTCGCGCTACTGGGCACCGCCGTGGTCTTCGCCACCGGCCTGTTCACCATGGGCCTGCGCGCACTGATCGGGGTCGCCGCGGTTCCGGCCGCGATCGTACTGTTCGTGATTCTCGGAAACCCAAGCGCGGGAGGCGCTTTCGGGGCAGACGTCCTGCCCTCGCTCTACGCTTCCATCGGTCGGTGGATCACCCCGGGCATCGGCACCGAGGGCGTGCGCAGCATCGTGTACTTCTCCGGCACCGGACTGGGGCAACCCGCACTCGCACTTGCTCTGTACATCGTGATCGGCACGCTGCTGATGGGCGCGGCAGCACTGCGTCGCCGGTCCGCACACAACCCGGTGGCCGCACGCGCGACCAGTAAAGTGTGA
- a CDS encoding TetR/AcrR family transcriptional regulator encodes MNAEEQEKWGPTQDRRRPQRTDVRDRLLAAAADEFTERGYAAAKLTDIADRAGFTKGAVYSNFESKQALFAELLARRSLDLAARVLAHVSDLDSGAAAGAGGGEIASWVVAEPRWPLLTVEFGILAGRDPAVAERYRTDRRALRGELERLIAEHAGRWGVGKNFDARRLATSLAALISGLAVEHSVDPEEIDEGVIADAVSELFAGAIARTHLD; translated from the coding sequence GTGAATGCGGAGGAGCAAGAAAAGTGGGGGCCGACACAGGATCGGCGACGACCCCAACGCACCGACGTTCGGGACCGACTGCTCGCCGCGGCAGCCGACGAATTCACCGAACGTGGCTATGCCGCAGCGAAACTCACCGATATCGCCGACAGAGCCGGCTTCACCAAGGGAGCCGTCTACTCCAATTTCGAGTCCAAGCAAGCGCTGTTCGCCGAACTGCTCGCCCGCCGTTCCCTCGACCTCGCCGCCCGCGTACTGGCCCACGTATCCGATCTGGACTCCGGTGCAGCGGCAGGAGCGGGCGGCGGCGAAATAGCGTCCTGGGTGGTGGCCGAACCCCGGTGGCCCCTGCTGACCGTCGAATTCGGCATCCTCGCCGGACGCGACCCTGCCGTCGCCGAGCGCTACCGCACCGACCGTCGCGCGCTGCGCGGGGAGCTCGAACGCCTCATCGCCGAGCACGCAGGGCGGTGGGGAGTCGGCAAGAACTTCGATGCGCGACGCCTCGCGACGTCACTGGCGGCATTGATCTCCGGATTGGCCGTCGAACATTCGGTGGATCCGGAGGAGATCGACGAGGGAGTCATCGCCGACGCGGTGTCGGAACTGTTCG